In Arthrobacter sp. QXT-31, one genomic interval encodes:
- a CDS encoding MFS transporter, whose amino-acid sequence MPTDRSTTDSPSGARNASGTNQSAPHGAKKPKLLARRRLKESDVNVVDQPMLKKALGGTIVGNTMEWYDVGVFGYLITTMGPVFLPEADKTVQTLFLLGTFAATFIARPLGGVVFGWLGDKIGRQKVLAATLMLMAASTFAVGLLPGYAQIGMWAAALLVVLKLVQGFSTGGEYAGATTFVSEYSPDKRRGFFASFLDMGSYLGFALGAALVSVLQLTLGQAAMEDWGWRLPFLIAGPLGLIAIYFRNKIEESPQFQATLDAQEELAKDAAAGDEAAAKGPVGIVKAYWRSIIVAMILVAAANTAGYALTSYMPTYLTESKGYDPVHGTLLTIPVLVVMSLCIPLTGKLSDRIGRRPVLWIGAVSTVVLAAPAFMLIGIGTVWSTLAGLSLIAFPVAFYVANLASALPAQFPTASRYGAMGIAYNFAVAIFGGTTPFIVAALINATGNDMMPAYYLMATSAVGAVAIYFLKESAQRPLPGSMPSVDTQAEARELVATQDENPLIDLDELPFETVDELHKELDDELNKVPAGT is encoded by the coding sequence ATGCCCACAGACCGAAGCACGACCGACTCTCCATCAGGCGCCAGGAACGCCAGCGGAACCAATCAGTCCGCACCCCACGGTGCGAAGAAACCCAAGCTGCTCGCGCGGCGCCGGCTCAAGGAATCCGACGTAAACGTCGTTGACCAGCCCATGCTCAAAAAAGCCCTCGGCGGCACAATCGTGGGCAACACCATGGAGTGGTACGACGTCGGTGTGTTCGGCTACCTGATCACCACCATGGGTCCGGTGTTCCTCCCGGAGGCCGACAAGACCGTCCAGACGCTGTTCCTCCTGGGCACCTTCGCTGCCACCTTCATCGCCCGCCCCCTCGGTGGCGTCGTGTTCGGCTGGCTTGGTGACAAGATTGGCCGCCAAAAGGTCCTCGCGGCCACACTGATGCTGATGGCGGCAAGCACCTTCGCCGTCGGCCTGCTGCCCGGCTACGCGCAGATCGGCATGTGGGCAGCGGCACTCCTGGTTGTGCTCAAGCTCGTGCAGGGCTTCTCCACCGGCGGCGAATATGCCGGTGCCACCACCTTCGTCAGCGAATACTCGCCCGACAAGCGCCGCGGCTTCTTCGCCAGCTTCCTGGACATGGGCAGCTACCTCGGCTTCGCCCTGGGCGCCGCACTGGTGTCCGTGCTGCAGCTGACGCTCGGCCAGGCCGCCATGGAGGACTGGGGCTGGCGCCTGCCGTTCCTGATCGCCGGTCCGCTGGGCCTTATCGCAATCTACTTCCGGAACAAGATCGAGGAGTCCCCCCAGTTCCAGGCCACCCTGGACGCCCAGGAGGAACTCGCCAAGGACGCTGCCGCAGGTGATGAGGCTGCAGCAAAGGGCCCCGTGGGCATCGTCAAGGCCTACTGGCGCTCCATCATCGTGGCCATGATCCTGGTGGCTGCGGCCAACACTGCCGGTTACGCACTGACGTCCTACATGCCGACGTACCTCACCGAGTCCAAGGGGTACGACCCCGTCCACGGCACGCTGCTCACCATTCCGGTGCTCGTCGTCATGAGCCTCTGCATTCCGCTGACCGGCAAGCTCTCCGACCGTATTGGCCGCCGCCCGGTGCTGTGGATCGGCGCGGTGAGCACCGTGGTCCTGGCTGCCCCGGCGTTCATGCTGATCGGTATTGGCACCGTCTGGTCTACCCTGGCCGGGCTGTCCCTGATCGCCTTCCCCGTGGCCTTCTACGTTGCGAACCTGGCGTCGGCGCTGCCGGCCCAGTTCCCCACGGCCAGCCGCTACGGCGCCATGGGCATCGCCTACAACTTCGCCGTCGCGATCTTCGGCGGCACCACGCCGTTCATCGTGGCTGCCCTCATCAACGCCACCGGCAACGACATGATGCCTGCCTACTACCTGATGGCCACCTCGGCTGTTGGTGCCGTGGCCATCTACTTCCTGAAGGAATCCGCCCAGCGACCGCTGCCCGGCTCCATGCCCAGCGTGGACACCCAGGCGGAGGCCCGTGAATTGGTGGCCACCCAGGATGAGAACCCGCTGATCGACCTCGACGAACTGCCGTTCGAGACCGTTGATGAACTGCATAAAGAGCTCGACGACGAACTGAACAAGGTGCCCGCCGGCACCTGA
- a CDS encoding ATP-dependent DNA ligase, with translation MAGGKERVRVGGRELTLTNLDKIMYPATGTTKADVIAYYAAVAPVLIPAARNRPVTRKRWVHGVGTEDNPGEVFFQKNLDESAPGWVPRAAITHKTNTNYYPLLNDPATLTWLAQIASLEIHVPQWTVDSHGRSLPPDRLVLDLDPGEGAGLPECVEVAKLARTILQDVGLDPVPVTSGSKGIHLYAVLKGTQSSDEVSAFARELARALEADHPDIAVSDMKKALRTGKVLVDWSQNNAAKTTIVPYSLRGRLHPTVAAPRTWRELGSPSLKHLDYEEVMRRVAAGKDPFAPISAVTGHPSPAHPSPVHTRPAHTAADGPRGGGHADPRLNKYRSLRDQGKTPEPFTAEEHHAAKANGASAQAGKEIFVIQEHHASRLHYDFRLEHEGVLVSWALPKGVPESADKNHLAVQTEDHPMDYADFEGDIPKGEYGAGSVSIWDKGVYELEKWVNGKEVIATLTGQEGGGLGGTRKFALIHTGKGQGEESQWLIHLMDRVTGVRKKQVGTKGPAGPARAAAHTRSAPAQAAPAAAPRGVSALQEDPAPMLASAGTLADLHGSEWLFELKWDGIRALVVADGDRIRLLSRNGNDMSASYPEFTDRSCWPPQDFIADGEIIAVGPSGRPDFGLLQGRMKLTRPGDVKRARATIPVRMMLFDLLADGGDDLRKLPLRKRRERLADFFEPGECPVELSETLDDRVEHILESARELGLEGVMAKRADSRYVSGQRTHTWIKLKIEQTQEVVVGGWRPGKGDRSNTVGYLLVGIPEGKTLRYVGRVGSGFSMRELEELRKRLEGLAQKTRPFDDVPSADAADARWVKPDLVGEVTFGEWTGSGKLRHPVWRGWRLDKEPAEVVVESQGL, from the coding sequence ATGGCCGGCGGTAAGGAACGCGTAAGGGTCGGTGGCCGCGAACTGACCCTGACCAACCTCGACAAGATAATGTATCCCGCCACCGGCACCACCAAGGCGGACGTCATCGCCTACTACGCTGCGGTGGCCCCGGTTCTCATTCCCGCTGCCAGAAACCGCCCGGTGACCCGCAAGCGATGGGTGCACGGAGTAGGAACTGAGGACAACCCGGGCGAGGTGTTCTTCCAGAAGAACCTGGACGAATCGGCGCCCGGCTGGGTGCCCCGTGCCGCCATCACGCACAAGACCAACACCAACTACTATCCGCTGCTTAATGATCCGGCCACCCTCACCTGGCTGGCGCAGATCGCCTCGCTGGAGATCCACGTGCCGCAGTGGACGGTGGACTCCCACGGACGTTCTTTGCCGCCCGACCGGCTGGTCCTGGACCTCGATCCCGGGGAAGGCGCGGGCCTGCCCGAATGCGTGGAGGTGGCCAAACTGGCGCGGACCATCCTGCAGGACGTGGGGCTTGACCCCGTTCCGGTCACCAGCGGCAGCAAGGGCATCCACCTGTATGCAGTCCTCAAGGGGACGCAGAGCTCGGATGAGGTTTCCGCCTTCGCGCGGGAACTGGCCCGCGCACTGGAGGCCGACCATCCCGACATTGCCGTCAGCGACATGAAGAAGGCCCTTCGGACGGGGAAGGTCCTGGTCGACTGGAGCCAGAACAACGCAGCGAAGACCACGATCGTTCCGTACTCGCTCCGCGGGCGGCTGCACCCCACGGTGGCGGCGCCGCGGACCTGGCGGGAGCTGGGTTCGCCGTCGCTGAAGCACCTGGACTACGAGGAGGTCATGCGCCGGGTGGCGGCCGGCAAGGACCCCTTCGCGCCGATCAGTGCGGTCACCGGCCATCCCAGCCCAGCCCACCCCAGCCCCGTCCACACCAGGCCCGCCCACACTGCTGCCGACGGTCCGCGCGGGGGAGGCCATGCCGATCCCCGGCTGAACAAGTACCGGTCCCTGCGCGACCAAGGAAAAACGCCCGAGCCGTTCACCGCCGAAGAACACCACGCGGCGAAAGCCAACGGCGCCTCCGCGCAGGCGGGCAAGGAGATCTTCGTAATCCAGGAGCATCACGCCAGCCGGCTGCATTACGACTTCCGGCTGGAGCACGAGGGGGTTCTGGTCTCCTGGGCCCTGCCCAAGGGGGTGCCCGAGTCAGCGGACAAGAACCACTTGGCCGTACAGACCGAAGACCACCCCATGGACTACGCCGACTTTGAGGGTGACATCCCCAAGGGCGAATACGGGGCGGGCAGCGTGAGCATCTGGGACAAGGGCGTCTACGAGCTCGAAAAGTGGGTGAACGGAAAGGAAGTCATAGCCACACTGACCGGCCAGGAGGGCGGCGGGCTGGGCGGCACCAGGAAGTTCGCCCTGATCCATACGGGGAAGGGGCAGGGCGAGGAATCCCAGTGGCTCATCCATCTGATGGACAGGGTCACCGGCGTACGGAAAAAGCAGGTCGGCACCAAGGGACCGGCGGGCCCGGCCCGCGCTGCCGCGCACACCCGCTCCGCGCCCGCTCAGGCGGCTCCGGCCGCGGCCCCAAGAGGTGTCAGCGCCCTTCAGGAGGACCCGGCCCCCATGCTCGCCTCGGCAGGCACCCTGGCGGATCTGCACGGCAGCGAGTGGCTCTTCGAACTCAAGTGGGACGGGATCCGCGCGCTCGTGGTGGCGGACGGCGACCGGATCAGGCTCCTGAGCCGCAATGGCAACGACATGTCGGCCAGCTATCCGGAATTCACGGACCGGAGCTGCTGGCCGCCGCAGGACTTCATCGCTGACGGTGAGATCATCGCCGTCGGGCCGTCCGGCCGGCCGGACTTCGGGCTCCTGCAGGGAAGAATGAAGCTGACCAGGCCGGGCGACGTGAAGCGGGCGCGTGCCACCATCCCGGTGCGGATGATGCTCTTCGACCTCCTGGCCGACGGCGGCGATGACCTTCGCAAGCTGCCCCTGAGGAAGCGGCGGGAGCGGCTGGCTGACTTCTTCGAACCCGGCGAGTGCCCGGTGGAACTGTCGGAGACCCTGGACGACCGGGTGGAACACATCCTGGAAAGCGCCCGGGAACTGGGCTTGGAAGGCGTGATGGCCAAGCGGGCGGACAGCCGCTATGTGAGCGGGCAGCGGACCCACACATGGATCAAGCTCAAGATCGAACAGACACAGGAAGTGGTGGTGGGCGGCTGGCGGCCCGGCAAGGGCGACCGGTCCAACACCGTGGGATACCTCCTTGTGGGCATTCCGGAGGGCAAGACTCTGCGGTATGTGGGCCGTGTGGGAAGCGGCTTCAGCATGCGTGAACTGGAGGAGTTGCGGAAAAGGCTGGAGGGGCTGGCCCAAAAGACGCGGCCCTTCGATGACGTCCCCTCGGCAGACGCGGCAGACGCCCGCTGGGTCAAGCCCGACCTGGTGGGCGAGGTGACTTTCGGTGAGTGGACCGGGAGCGGCAAGCTCCGCCACCCTGTATGGCGCGGCTGGCGGCTGGACAAGGAACCGGCGGAGGTTGTGGTGGAGTCCCAGGGCCTATGA
- a CDS encoding DUF2231 domain-containing protein produces the protein MDYEVSGLPMHVLLVHATVVFVPLAALCTLLSLLWPAARRRLGIVTPLIALLALVLVPITTAAGSWLLDRVDSTPQINAHMQLGGTLLPWVVGVFLVALAEWLWFRYGGTQGEGMRRRMGAVGSRIAGIAAVVVALVVCGGAVATVVLVGESGSRAVWEGSFRTGADD, from the coding sequence ATGGACTACGAGGTCAGCGGTCTGCCGATGCATGTGTTGCTCGTCCACGCCACGGTGGTCTTCGTTCCGCTGGCCGCCCTGTGCACGCTGCTGAGCCTGCTCTGGCCCGCTGCCCGGAGGCGGCTGGGGATCGTGACGCCGCTGATTGCCCTGCTGGCGCTCGTCCTGGTGCCCATCACCACCGCGGCCGGGTCGTGGCTGCTGGACCGCGTAGATTCCACTCCGCAGATCAACGCCCACATGCAGCTTGGCGGGACCCTGCTGCCCTGGGTGGTGGGTGTGTTCCTCGTGGCCCTGGCCGAGTGGCTGTGGTTCCGCTACGGCGGAACGCAGGGGGAGGGGATGAGGCGGCGCATGGGTGCCGTCGGTTCGCGCATCGCGGGGATTGCCGCCGTCGTGGTTGCCCTGGTGGTCTGCGGGGGTGCCGTTGCCACTGTGGTGCTCGTTGGGGAATCAGGGTCCAGGGCGGTATGGGAAGGATCCTTCCGGACCGGCGCCGACGACTGA
- the ku gene encoding non-homologous end joining protein Ku — translation MRAIWKGAIAFGLVNVPVKVYSATEDHDISLHQVHNADGGRIRYQRRCEVCGEVVDYSDIEKAYEDDGRTVILTKDELKAIPAENSHEIEVVQFVPSEQLDPIMFEKSYYLEPDSKSPKAYMLLRRALEDTERVAVVQFALRDKTRLGALRIRDDVLMLQALLWADEVREAAFPALDTSIRISAQEREMSAALVESMASDFEPEQFTDDYQAQLRQLIEAKLEKGDALDTEETFGAEAEGGKGEVIDLMEALKRSLDKKRGGGAAAREPDEEEPAEEEAPEPAKRSGRSTGGGRSSGSRSSAAKKDAGDSEAETAKSGTTKRATAGARSKAAGPSKTSTASKAGTASKTGTASKSGTASKTGTAAKSGAAAKTGTATKSTAKTARKGA, via the coding sequence ATGAGAGCGATCTGGAAAGGCGCCATCGCGTTCGGGCTGGTCAACGTCCCGGTGAAGGTCTACAGCGCCACCGAGGACCACGACATCAGCCTCCATCAGGTGCACAACGCCGACGGCGGCCGGATCCGCTACCAGCGCCGCTGCGAGGTGTGCGGCGAGGTAGTTGACTACTCCGACATCGAGAAGGCCTACGAGGACGACGGCCGGACAGTGATCCTCACCAAGGACGAGCTCAAGGCCATCCCCGCGGAGAACAGCCACGAAATCGAAGTGGTGCAGTTCGTCCCCTCCGAACAGCTCGACCCCATCATGTTCGAGAAGAGCTATTACCTGGAGCCTGACTCGAAGTCGCCCAAGGCCTACATGCTTCTGCGCAGGGCCCTGGAGGACACCGAGCGTGTGGCCGTGGTGCAGTTCGCCCTGCGGGACAAGACGCGGCTGGGTGCCTTGCGGATCCGCGATGACGTCCTGATGCTGCAGGCTCTCCTGTGGGCGGACGAAGTCCGGGAGGCCGCGTTTCCTGCCCTGGACACCTCCATCCGCATTTCCGCGCAGGAACGGGAGATGTCCGCAGCGCTGGTGGAGTCCATGGCGTCCGACTTCGAGCCCGAGCAGTTCACCGACGACTACCAGGCGCAGCTTCGGCAGCTCATCGAGGCCAAGCTGGAAAAGGGCGACGCGCTGGATACGGAAGAGACGTTCGGTGCCGAAGCGGAGGGCGGCAAGGGTGAAGTCATCGACCTGATGGAAGCGCTCAAACGCAGCCTCGACAAGAAGCGCGGGGGAGGGGCGGCAGCCCGCGAACCGGATGAGGAGGAGCCGGCTGAAGAAGAGGCGCCCGAACCCGCCAAGCGCAGCGGGCGCAGCACCGGCGGAGGCAGGAGCAGCGGCAGCCGGAGCAGCGCCGCCAAAAAGGACGCCGGGGATTCGGAGGCTGAAACTGCCAAGAGCGGCACAACCAAGAGAGCTACCGCGGGCGCCCGCAGCAAGGCTGCCGGCCCGTCGAAGACAAGTACTGCCTCGAAGGCCGGCACTGCCTCCAAGACTGGCACCGCCTCTAAGTCCGGCACTGCCTCCAAGACCGGTACCGCTGCCAAGTCCGGGGCGGCGGCGAAGACCGGCACCGCCACCAAGTCCACGGCGAAGACCGCGCGGAAGGGCGCCTGA
- a CDS encoding DUF7218 family protein translates to MPEKKNPSLKDPKLYEELRDEGASKQKAARVSNAAAKKGRFEVGRKGGKAGDYEDWTVDQLKAKAKDIGLKGYSGKKKSELISALRNS, encoded by the coding sequence ATGCCAGAAAAGAAGAACCCCAGCCTGAAGGACCCCAAACTCTACGAAGAGCTCCGCGACGAAGGGGCCTCAAAACAGAAGGCGGCCCGTGTCTCCAACGCGGCAGCCAAGAAGGGACGCTTCGAGGTGGGCCGCAAGGGCGGCAAGGCCGGCGACTACGAGGACTGGACCGTGGACCAGCTCAAGGCAAAAGCCAAGGACATCGGCCTCAAGGGATACTCAGGTAAGAAAAAGAGCGAACTCATCTCAGCGCTCAGGAACTCCTGA